The DNA sequence TACATATGTTTATTCTTCGATCTTCTAAATGTTGTGGTTTTCAACTGATATTATTTCTGGGCGGTGGCTCTCTTTACGATAGGGTTTGAAGGGTCCATCACACTGTACAGTCTTGTCCGTTTGATTTGGGGTTACTAGTCTCACATCGTGAATGCGACACTCGAATGCGATCTGATGCGAAACCCCTTTGGTGCTCTGGAGTTGGTAGGTAAAACATTGGCTGGGTTTACGGAGCTATGGAGAGGATTATTCTTCCCGTTTTTATCTTCattatttattattctttcttccttcacgTGTATATCGAGGGTTATCACTTAGTCTTGTGAAATGGTCGACTTATTCGGCGTTCAGTCTGGGATGTCTTACACTTCATGATATAGAAGCATGAACCGTGCAGTTCGGTCAATATAATAGTCGGATTCTCGTCACATGTATCTGCTTGGGTTTCAAAATGTTAGTTCGACAATCTCATACAGGCCAGGAACAGGTGGAGTGACGTCGAGAGTGGATGACTAATCGGCAACGGAGACATCGATGATTCATCTCCGATTCTTATCTCCGCCCCCGTAGGTGTTTGATGACGGGCTTCCGGTACcactgtatgtatgtatgtaccacAGGAGTTGAATGATAACGCAGGAAGTTTTCGAAACGGTGGTACTATGGCTGACCTGGTCTCGTGTTTAAAAAATTAGTAGCCCAAAAATttaaagaaagaaataaagagtCTAACCTGTTGACAGAGGTACATACCATGTACCTAGTAGTGTATCGTATTTCGCTTTACTGCTACTTCTTCCAGTAGTACTACGGAGTTCGAAGGGTGGATCGTCAAGAACGAAAGAAGGTCAAAGCCCCACTCATGGACCCTCTGGCACGGTGCCGGTCCAGGTCAACCGAACttggaagagagcaaaaaaaaaaaaaataaataaaataagataaaataaaataattaattcCGTTTTTGAGATATTTCCGTTACTCCCATAATCCGAACGACCGAGCCGATTGCTGACTTGCTGACACCCACTCTCTTATTTCCATGTTGCAATTATTTTAGTTTGGTTtatctgttttattttatttttgcgCCCTCCTTACGGAgcatttttgtttttgaacCTTCCGAATCGTTGCCTCATATGGGCTGAGCTAAACCTTGCCCAGTGCTGTTTCTCCGTATTGCGGTGGAATTGATTCTGGCCGCTGCTTTAGGCTTTTTTTCTAGGTTCCTTTCTCGCTTGTCTCGTCCTTTCCTGTAATAATTCTCACGTATCATCGAGACCGCCTCAGTTAAGGTTGACATACCTGATCCCACCCCTTCTTTGCCCGCGCAGGATGGGGCGTCACGATAGAGTAATGCTAATGTCATCTCATCTTGGAGTACACGGCCGATTAATAAGCGTTGTCAATTGCTTTGAAATGAGTCAACAGTCGCTCCGGATCCTTTTGTAAGCGACCAATCGGCGAGATAATAAACGGAAGCTTCTGCCAGCTCAATGATGTTGGTTATTCAATACGATGATAATCCCTACGTAAATGCAAAAGAGATGGGTCTACATAGGTGTCTGAAGTAGtgatgaaaagaaacccatTGGGCGCAAAGCTTCTTGCGACATCCGATATTGCCATTTCAGGTAATACGCATTTGCATCACAatcaatgtatgtatgatgtacagtacggagtacatactaACGGCACTATTAAGTACATACGTGAAGTTGGCGATCTTGGAAAATTCTCTAGGTTTGACACTTGTGAAACCGAGTACTCCACGGACGATGGAGACATTTAGGTCGGGCGACTTATTTACGCCGGACAGCTAAGCAGTAGTATCGTATATACCCGAGCATTGGGTAAGGCATACTACGAAGTTCGCAAGAACGATTAGTATGAACTACCATGAGACGGAAACTTCTCCCTGACACAGGGACTCGGTAGCGGCACGTCCGCGCCCGCGGGCACCGATATTTCCGCTCGATCGGTATGTCTACGCTCCGAGACTGGATCGAGTCACTGCATTTGATACGGGCACGACAAATCGTCTTCGAGGCGGTAAAGATGGGGTATAAGCTTAGGTCATGATCTCGATGGTGGCATTCTAGAAAAGCGGATGCTCCGCAAATGTCCCAGGATAACACAGAATAGGCCGTAAGGGAGCAAGGATGATCGTTTTTAAGACCTGAGTGTTAATTACGCTATCCACGGCCTCGAAATCTGTAACGTAACATACTTCGTGAACGATGTTGCTGGATATGACTGACGCCTTGAGATCTATAAATAATATGATCTCGACGACTGACTCTTGCGATCTCTTGTGGTCTAGACAGGGCACCATTTACTAGCCGATGTATCAGGGAGGCATATCGTCTTTACTGCAATGTAATAAATTAAGGGGACGGTTCAACATGTACTCAGTGTGGAtgtactatacatacatacgaAATATGCTACCGTTCCGCTTTGCAAGTTGCAGCCCACAGTACTCATCCACCGCTTTCTGCCTCATCGATCGTTCGCTTAGATACGGCAGGTAGATCGTGGAGTACTACTCTATTGAGTTTATTTGAACTTACAGGGCAGAGCCTCAAAGTGCGCTCCTATCGACGTGTCTAAAACAATACACCTTGCCTCAAACTATGTACTTACATCCAACAGATGGATTCTCCGGGATATTGCCGAAAGAGGGATACTTGGTAAGCATGCATTCCAGTAGAACAGTACCAATTGCTTTGTTGAACAGGTCAATCGCAGCAAATGGGTATTGGTGGATTATCCCATCTCGGTTAAAATATCAACGTGCATCCATCTCGGGTCATTTATGGCGTCGTACTGTGCAAAGGGGCTTCTGATATTAGCCTAAAGGCCATTGGGACAGTCTATGCggggtacggagtagtgcCCCTCGTTTATATTTGATCTCCCCGTCCTGTTCAGTTGCGCCCATCCACTTACGCAATTTGCTCCTATTTCCAAAGTGGTGCGATTAGGACAATTGATACACCGAAAATGGCCGATGAACCATCAGTCAAATTCACATCCTTGGGCGCAATCATCCAAGAGCTCAACGTGGGTGGCCAGAACATCGTCCTGGGATTTACGAAGAAGGAACTCTATGAGAAATATAACACCCCTTGGTTTGGCGCGACCATCGGTCGTGTAGCCAACAGAATCAAGGATGCCAAAATACAAAGTCTCAACAACCAAGAATATGAACTTGAGAAGAACAATGACCCTAACGCGCTGCATGGGGGTAGCCGTGGATGGGGCAGGCGGCATTTTGAGGGCCCTACTTTACTGCAGCGAAACGGGAAAGACACCCTACTCTATACCTATACGAGTCCCCATCTTGATGGAGGATACCCTGGCACGGTAGAGATCAAAGTCTTCTACACGGCAAGCAAAGAGGACAATCGTTCAGTGCTTTCGATCGAGTATGAGGTCGAGTTGGTGGGTGATGAGTGTAACGAGACGATTGTCAACGTGACCAACCATAGGTATGTACTAGATGGGGACTTCGGACAGACGTGAATTGCGGTTCACTAAAGGAATTATGGAGCATCTTGCTAACGAGCTACGTTCCTATAGTTATTTCAACCTCACCGGCGGTGAGACCATTGAGGGCACCTCGGCTAAGCTCTTTACTCAACACTATCTGCCGCTCGACAAAACCGGCATCCCGTTTGGAAGGATCGACGTACATCCTAGTAAAGTCACCGAGCCATTCACGATCGGGCCGAACAAAGAAGCTTTTGACGATGCCTTTGTTATGGATCGAGATGTCGCTGTGATCCCGTTGGATACGCGTGAGAGACCGCTCCAGCTGCTCGCAGAGTTCCATCACCCAGAGTCGCGTATCAACCTACAGGTACACAGTACTGAGCCTGCATTCCAGTTTTATACAGGTCAAGGAACCAATGTAGGTGCGGTTGACGGCAACCCGAGTCGAGGCCCGTTCTCCGGCTTCTGCATCGAGCCCAGCCGTTTTGTCAATGCGATCAACGAGCCGGATTGGCGACACATGgttgtcttgaagaagggCGACAAGTACGGAAGCAAGATCGTTTACAAGACCTGGAAAGACCCGCAATGAATTGCCGGTTCTAGAAGAATGTCATGCCACCGATGTGGGACCGATTGAAGGagatttttttctttttgttttaccTCTTCGGCGTTCTGCAAAATCATCCGATTGTCACATGATGTGCCGATTACCCTTATCACCCACCCATAAATGTATCCGGTGCATTTATCAAAGAAGTTCCAGCAGTCGTACACTCCACAAGAAATATTTATGAGTTGTCAGTGGAAGAGGCCTCGGCGTTGAATCAGAAAAAGGCTCCACTAAGGAGGTGGGAACCAAAATCTTTTCCCATTCTCTTTTCTAATTCAATTTCCCTTGATGTCAGATTTGTCAGCGTGTCACTCGCCATTTGTAGTACTTTGGGTCATTAATGGTTTAGTTCTGCAGGAGGGAAAGTCgctcatccttttcaattTCTCGACTGCCAAGAGTTTCTGGAATCGAGCTATTGCTTCTAGCGTCCCTCGAACATGCTTTATGTTTGTTGATCATCTcatagtactccgtagttcgTTATGGAATGGAATAATGCATGAGCTTTAGAGGCCATGGCGCGCGCGCTTGAGAAATAATAGTCCGGATGTAGTAGAGGGAACCTGGGGTCTTAGCCAGCGATCAAATTAAATGGGAATCAAAATGTCTTgtctgtactgtactgtactgtgTAAGTAGATACCTTCAATCAATATGGAACCCATCGGTAATACCAAGcacagtactccgtacggagaGGTCACAGTACCAACCACGGATCTGGGGGATGCCGTTTTTGGCCGTGTAACGATACGTTACCACTTTTGCTCGAGCTTTCGGACTCGGAACGGACCACAGAACTTACCGACGGAGCTTGGCAGCGATGAACTTCCCTTAAGGTAataatgtacatacatagtcACGAAGTATACCGTAAAGTATAGGGTTCTCCTGAATCAGCCAGGATTTAAGCAAGATATTCTTTAGGGATCAAATTCTGTAGATCCGTAACTCCGGCTACTCAACAGCACTAAGGTCTCTCCGACTTGCAAATTCGTTCCTTTGTCCGAGACGCCAAACTGGGAACGAGTACGAAGCAGGCGCAAGTGCGGATAGAGTAAAGGAGATGCTAATCGCTTTGGTAGCATTGTGACTGACTTCTGTATCGAATCTATACATATCAATTAGCGTTGTTTATTTTACCCCGCACTCTGTTCGGATTGCCATTTATACAGttatgtacgtatgtacgtatgtacgtatgtacatgGAACAAAATAACCACTACACTATACTAAGGCAATACCTATCTGCACATAACACACTGAAGCAAACCTCAATCAAGTATTCCGGTTGCCTACAGACGGGGGCAGTGCGACTCCACATAACTCTTAGCATTGCGTtggcgcttcttctcgggaGAAGGAGTCTCTTAAAGATGGCTGTGCTCTAGCAAGGAGCCTCCTTTGTCTAGTATACGAAGAGTTCTAGAACTGATAGGGGCCTGGACGTCATGTGCCTTcgtgttttcctttcttacCGCTACCTGAGGATCACAGACTGTAAttgtactgtatatacatatatacatatgtactAAAAAGAAGTATGTGTCTGCCATGACATTGATTCTCATAGGGTATGTAGCGCAAAAGGACCTATGGCTAAAGGTCGACCTATTCTTGGGCTTCAGCCTTCGTCTTACAAGCCGATAGACTGACCGTGTATATAGAACACTTCTCCAGGGCTACTGTGCATACTTACTTAATACAGGATGGCTTCAAGGGCTCCCTCCCCACGTGACCGCCCCGGAACGTCCCGATTGCCTGCCCCGCGTGGGGTTCGATATCAACTTCCCTCTTATGCTCGATTGGAGTCCCATCCTTCTTTAGAGAATCCATACTCTCTCTCAATAAACATCCGCTGTTCAGGAAGACCAACACAAAGCAATGGCTTCTACTTACGGGGACTTCCGTCACTTGCTACCTAGCAATTACAAACGCCTGATTACTTCCTGGCTCGAAGAGGACTGTCCCAGTTTTGACTATGGCGGTTTCGTCGTCGGGGAGTCAGATGGTGAGGCAAGGTTGTTGGGGAAAGCTAAGGTAACTATCACATTCCGTGGATGCATGATGAATTTGTGTCTAGCGAAGTACCTATCATTGCGTGCTAATCCATCTCCGTAACCATAGGGAGTCGTTGCAGGTGTCCCTTTCGTCGATGAAGTTTTCGCTCAGTTAGGATGCACGTGAGTCAATTCCACATGACGTTGGACCTGGCCTGTGCCATGCGATCGATATCTAAATGACAGGAAAGAGTGGAATGGCACGTCCAAGAAGGCGAGCCCATTGAACCTATCAAACATTGCGCCACAGTGCGCGGGCCTATCCGCaagatcctcctcggagAACGTGTCGCCCTCAATATCCTCGCCCGGTGTTCCGGTATCGCAACAAAAAGCGCCTCGCTAGTAGCTGCTCTCCGTGCCCACGGATGGAGTGGAACGCTTGCTGGCACCCGTAAAACCACGCCTGGATTCCGCGTGGTCGAGAAGTATGGAATTCTTATTGGAGGCGCCGATCCACACCGCCATGACCTCAGTTCGATGACAATGCTGAAGGATAACCACGTCTGGGCTTGTGCGAATAACCGTGTGGCTAAGGATGGGGCGGGTCCTGCTTCGACCGAGTCCGTCGCGGCTGCTATACCTCGGGCGGTTCAAGCAGCTAAGGTAGCTGGCGGCTTTGCGACCAAGGTAGAGGTTGAATGCCGAAGTGTCGAAGAGGCGAATGCGGCTATTGAGGCCGGGGCGGATGTGATCATGTTGGACAATTTCACTCCGGACGGTGTTCGCGAAGCAGCTAAACAACTTAAGCAAGGTTGGGCTGACAAGAAGCAATCCTTCCTTATTGAAGTGAGCGGTGGGTTGAACGAGTCCAACGCTGCTTCGTACGCCTGCTCGGACGTCGACATTATTTCCACTAGCTCGATTCACCAGGGTGTCGGCATTGTGGACTTTTCTCTCAAGGTTTCGCTGCGGTGAACACTCTATGATTAAGGTTTGGATACGCGGTAAGTAAAAGAGCCGAGTGACGACGCCATGTGTAGATGTGAATAGACAAAACTATGTATACATGTACTTTGTCAGCACGTTCCCACACAGCCAAAAGCCAACACTGGCAGTTGGTCTAGCTTTGTGATTACAATCAATATGCCCAATACATACAATGTTTGTGTACCTATCAGCCCTATAATGCAACGCGCAATGACTGTTTGTTGGGTCCGATTACAATCTTTATAGGCATAGCGGCCATGTGGTGAATTTGAGTCACTGAAGTACTTCTACTCTAACTTCATCCTGGCTGACTATGGCGTACACCTTATCAATCCCTTAAACTAAATACGAAGAGCACTATATATCCTAACTCCAGGCATTACCCTACCGAGCAGTGAATAATTTTCATGAAAACAGAAACATCTGTGGCAGAGAACATGAACCGGTTAGGGTATTAGAAGttaaaagaaaatgagagcCGAAAGCGATGGGTATATAATGTATGCAAGAAGGAACACAGATGACTTGGATCAACATGAAGTGAACTGGATTGGCTTGCTCAGGGTAAAACAGAAAAGTTACTCAGGATGCAAACTGAGCTTGAGAACAAGACTGGCATGGGCTTCAATTAATAGgacgaaaaggaaagagagagaagaaggaaaaaaaaaagataacttaaaaacaaaacaaaggagaGTGGCGTTTGGCCGGAGACCAGCTGGGGGCTTCCTTAAACCTCAATGTCAACACATATCCCTTCTCCATCACTCGAGCTTgggtcatcatcatccctGTGATTACCGTATCCGTCACCAGAGTCATGAGCAGTTCCTTGAATCATCCTCAGATTTTGCCCTCGAGCCAGACCAGCGTTGTTGTCGCCAGAATAATCCGTTGACATGTCTTTGCGCACACGCTCCCTCTCTAGTTGGGCTCGAAGCCTTTGGTTTTCAGCATCTCGCTCTTCAAGGCGCTTGCGAGCCCCGTTACGATCTAGCAGGCGTGcttccctttcttgcttCAGTCTTTTCTCCAGTTCGTGCAAGCGCTGGATCCATTTCTCATTATTCCCTTGGTCGCCTACCGCGTGTCTTGTGCGGGAGCTATGCACCATGGCCCCAGCACCGTCGGCAAGTGTCGTGGTTGAAGAGACATGGGATGGTTGAGGTATACCGCTGGTTGAACTCCGTGTCAAACCCCGAGAATTATTGGGGTTGGCGGGCTTTTCAACCATTGAGTTATGACGAACCAAGGAAGTTGGATCAAGGTCCGCCCCGGATTCCAGGCGTGGAGAGCCCGGCCCTATCCCGGCAGGACCGCGGCTGCGCGAGTGAGATTGTAGCAGGTTCAGCTCAGCTTTCAACAACCGATTCTCCCCGCGAAGCTTGGCCATCTCTGGCGACAAGCCAGATTGGCCTAGCTTATGTTGTTGAGCACGTATGCTCATCATTGACTCTTCTAGACGATCTAGTTTTTTGATCCGTAAGCTCAAGGTGTGCTCGACGGCCTGATATTGCTTGGTAAGGTCACGCTCAACGCCCTTAATGCGATTCTTGAAGCCCAAAATCACATTCTCCAGTGTCTTCACAGCAAGCAAGAGATTGCGGCTGAAGCCCGGCCAGAACAGGATGTTGCCTATGACCTCTTGACTTGGTAGGTTACCGTTGATTAAGCTGTTAGAGTGCGCCCAGTCCGGTCCACACATCGCCGACAAACGTTTCCAGATCATAAGAAGCATCGTGTTCCGCTCATTGAGCTGATCTTTGAATTGTTGCTCGAGATTAGTGAACCGCTTGCGATCCTGATTACGGGCGTTCTCTAGCTCCGTGATACGTGAATTGTTTTGGGTGATGGTCCGAGATGCTTGGTGGTGAGATTTAAGTGCCTGCTCAAACGATTGTTTATCTGCCCGGCGAGAATGTCGCTCGCGTTCGAGAAGCTCAGCCAACTTCCGAGACTCCAACCCGTGGCTCTCAAGTAGCGCATCGCGATTTCGTAATAGCGACTCGGTCTCGTCTAGTTTAGAGCGGGTACTTTCAAGTTCCCAAGCAGTCGACTCAAGATTCTTTTGAAGCTCCATGATTTTGGAGATCAAGCTAGAGCGGCTACCAGTCAGATCACCTAAAGTCTCTCGAAGATTGTTCTCCAAGTCCATGAGCCGCTCCCTCCAAGTATTAGTCTCGATTTCTTGAGCTGATAGACTCTTCTTGAGTTTCCGCGCCTCCTCCTTGGCAGCAGATGCTTCTCGATTCAACTCGTTGACGATTCGCTGGActtcttgcttctccttgcttcctACGACCTCTCGCTGATGCCGTTCTTCTGTCAGACGTTCCTCAAGCTCCCTAGCCTTGTCCTTTTCGCTTTGGAGGCTCATCTTGTATGTCTTTAGTTCTGACTCCAGGTCACCGATTCTGATCTTATCACcatcttgctcttctcgcAAGAATGCAATCTCGTTCTGACTCGATTCAATTTGAACTGTCAGTCGCTGGACCTTCGTATTTGCTTCAAAGAGGCTTTTTTCAAAAGATTCCATCTCTCGATTACaatcctcaagctcctgTTGGACAGCTTTGTAACGTTGCATATTGTTTTGTGCGTCTTCTTCAAGTCGGATGATGCCTTCGCTGGCCGAACGCATCTCTGCCTGCAGCGCCCGGAGATACTCATCTTGAATCTTTAGCTCCTCTCCTAATCGTTGGCACTCTTCAGTCTTCTGATCAAGCTCTTCGCCAAGGGCTTCCAGCTCATCTTGGGCTTCAGCCCTCAAGTCCTGGAAAGCCGCATTATGTTCATCCGCCATCAGTAGTGCACGGTCACGTTCTTGCTCCAGGTTTTGCAAATCTTGTTGTAACTTTtgcatttcctcctccgcttGATCCATGTCAGCTTGATATGCCTTGTCGAAAGTCTCAACTTCTTTGCCACGCTCTTGGTATGCCTTATCAAGTGTTTCCAACTCTTTCTTGTATTCTTCCAACTCTCTCTTATACTCCTCCAGCTCCGTTCGAACAGCTTGGTTATCAAGTTTCAGCGCAGAAACCTGATCACGCAACTGTCCGTTCCGGACCTCCAGATCTTCTCGTTCCGCGTCATCGCCTGGGTATGGGGCAGTTCCGTCACTCGCTCGAGAAGATGGTCTACCGTGAGCTCGCGATGCGGACCGATCAAAGATGCTGTCCCCAGCAATAGAGCGACCGCCGTCGCGTCGCTGACCAAGTTTCAGCTCCTCGATCTCTTGATAGAGACGTTCTTTTTCACGATTCCGAGATGTAAGCATTGATGTTTGAGCACTGACTTCTTTCCTCAGCTCCgcattttcttgtttcaagAGCTCCAGCTCCATTACCAAGGTTGAGCTGGAGGAACTACTGGGGTTTGTATTGCGATTCAACTCTCTATCTGAGACAGCAGAGTACGAGTGCATGGACTCTACCCGGTCACGCTGCGTTGGTCTTGTGGAGACTATTATCGAGCTCATTTCACTCTTGAGGCGTAGCGCGTCGTCTCGTAGCCTtttgttctcctcctctgcttGCTCTCGAGCAGCCGTCTCTGCTTCAAGCATGTCTTTCCACATATCCTATAACATTCAATTCAGCACAAAGGCAACCAGAAACTTGGAGTGACCTGCACTcaccctctcttcccttgctCCTACATCCGAACCCATTGGCCTTCCATCATTAAGTGATTTAAGAATTTCTGCCagttttctcttctcgctttctctGGCAATACTTTCGGACCTTAGTCTCTCAATCTCGAGCTCATAAACCTCCACTCTCTCCCTTAAGAATagtatctcttcttcctgtgCTGGTTCACGACCATCGTCGTCAGATCCTTCAGGATCGTGATTTACCATAGATTCCTTGTCAGACTGCTGGTCTTTGagctgcttctccaaatcacgaattttccttttcagggTCTGACTGTCTTTTTGAAGTTTGAGTTTATCTGACTTTAGCTCAACATTCTCCGAGATCATTTCCTTTATTCCTTCCTCAGAGCGACGATTCAATGCCTCGTTGAGAAAATGAattctcatcttcaagtCAAAGTTCTCTTTGGAGAGACGATCAATGGTGCTGCTTTGCTCTTTAAGGGTCATGGACCGGCCACTCCTTGCAAAGGCTGGAGTGGCACCTGCACGCTTGTCCGGTGATAATCCGCGGCCAGCGTAGTCTTCTCTAAA is a window from the Aspergillus oryzae RIB40 DNA, chromosome 6 genome containing:
- a CDS encoding aldose epimerase family protein (predicted mutarotase), which encodes MADEPSVKFTSLGAIIQELNVGGQNIVLGFTKKELYEKYNTPWFGATIGRVANRIKDAKIQSLNNQEYELEKNNDPNALHGGSRGWGRRHFEGPTLLQRNGKDTLLYTYTSPHLDGGYPGTVEIKVFYTASKEDNRSVLSIEYEVELVGDECNETIVNVTNHSYFNLTGGETIEGTSAKLFTQHYLPLDKTGIPFGRIDVHPSKVTEPFTIGPNKEAFDDAFVMDRDVAVIPLDTRERPLQLLAEFHHPESRINLQVHSTEPAFQFYTGQGTNVGAVDGNPSRGPFSGFCIEPSRFVNAINEPDWRHMVVLKKGDKYGSKIVYKTWKDPQ
- a CDS encoding putative anucleate primary sterigmata (ApsB) (predicted protein), translated to MTLKEQSSTIDRLSKENFDLKMRIHFLNEALNRRSEEGIKEMISENVELKSDKLKLQKDSQTLKRKIRDLEKQLKDQQSDKESMVNHDPEGSDDDGREPAQEEEILFLRERVEVYELEIERLRSESIARESEKRKLAEILKSLNDGRPMGSDVGAREERDMWKDMLEAETAAREQAEEENKRLRDDALRLKSEMSSIIVSTRPTQRDRVESMHSYSAVSDRELNRNTNPSSSSSSTLVMELELLKQENAELRKEVSAQTSMLTSRNREKERLYQEIEELKLGQRRDGGRSIAGDSIFDRSASRAHGRPSSRASDGTAPYPGDDAEREDLEVRNGQLRDQVSALKLDNQAVRTELEEYKRELEEYKKELETLDKAYQERGKEVETFDKAYQADMDQAEEEMQKLQQDLQNLEQERDRALLMADEHNAAFQDLRAEAQDELEALGEELDQKTEECQRLGEELKIQDEYLRALQAEMRSASEGIIRLEEDAQNNMQRYKAVQQELEDCNREMESFEKSLFEANTKVQRLTVQIESSQNEIAFLREEQDGDKIRIGDLESELKTYKMSLQSEKDKARELEERLTEERHQREVVGSKEKQEVQRIVNELNREASAAKEEARKLKKSLSAQEIETNTWRERLMDLENNLRETLGDLTGSRSSLISKIMELQKNLESTAWELESTRSKLDETESLLRNRDALLESHGLESRKLAELLERERHSRRADKQSFEQALKSHHQASRTITQNNSRITELENARNQDRKRFTNLEQQFKDQLNERNTMLLMIWKRLSAMCGPDWAHSNSLINGNLPSQEVIGNILFWPGFSRNLLLAVKTLENVILGFKNRIKGVERDLTKQYQAVEHTLSLRIKKLDRLEESMMSIRAQQHKLGQSGLSPEMAKLRGENRLLKAELNLLQSHSRSRGPAGIGPGSPRLESGADLDPTSLVRHNSMVEKPANPNNSRGLTRSSTSGIPQPSHVSSTTTLADGAGAMVHSSRTRHAVGDQGNNEKWIQRLHELEKRLKQEREARLLDRNGARKRLEERDAENQRLRAQLERERVRKDMSTDYSGDNNAGLARGQNLRMIQGTAHDSGDGYGNHRDDDDPSSSDGEGICVDIEV
- a CDS encoding nicotinate-nucleotide diphosphorylase (carboxylating) (quinolinate phosphoribosyl transferase); this translates as MASTYGDFRHLLPSNYKRLITSWLEEDCPSFDYGGFVVGESDGEARLLGKAKGVVAGVPFVDEVFAQLGCTVEWHVQEGEPIEPIKHCATVRGPIRKILLGERVALNILARCSGIATKSASLVAALRAHGWSGTLAGTRKTTPGFRVVEKYGILIGGADPHRHDLSSMTMLKDNHVWACANNRVAKDGAGPASTESVAAAIPRAVQAAKVAGGFATKVEVECRSVEEANAAIEAGADVIMLDNFTPDGVREAAKQLKQGWADKKQSFLIEVSGGLNESNAASYACSDVDIISTSSIHQGVGIVDFSLKVSLR